In a single window of the Elaeis guineensis isolate ETL-2024a chromosome 4, EG11, whole genome shotgun sequence genome:
- the LOC105043236 gene encoding uncharacterized calcium-binding protein At1g02270 isoform X1, whose product MRKGGNGGAGQGGERAKQRQGKKKGRISNRGLGYGALVAPERCFSCTTFNILAPIYKRLDKEDQSRRESQYRGYWLSRNQSIMDRLLGEMSSIICLQEVWLGNDELVDMYQRQLGDAGYITLKLARTNNRGDGLLTAVHSDYFRVLNYRDLLFNDFGDRVAQLLHVESVVPFCQSRNSSIPQQILIVNTHLLFPHDSSLCIVRLQQVYKILQYIESYQKEHNLSPMPIILCGDWNGSKRGHVYKFLRSQGFVSSYDTAHHYTDSDADAHKWVSHLNHRGNICGVDFIWLLNPNKYRKPLRTSWNEAVFGIIKYLLRAASLSEDNAFAFLKADSPGDYITFSGFCQALCQFGLTRHPHGLSPQDTQDLWIQADVDGNGVVDYEEFLVRYKSEVSIS is encoded by the exons ATG AGGAAGGGCGGCAATGGCGGGGCGGGCCAGGGGGGCGAGCGGGCCAAGCAGCGgcaggggaagaagaagggccgGATCTCGAATAGGGGGCTGGGCTACGGCGCGCTGGTGGCCCCGGAGCGCTGCTTCTCCTGCACAACCTTCAACATTCTCGCACCCATCTACAAGCGGCTCGATAAGGAG GATCAGAGCCGTAGGGAAAGCCAGTACAGAGGATACTGGCTGAGCCGGAACCAGAGCATCATGGACCGGCTGTTGGGAGAGATGTCCTCCATCATTTGTCTCCAG GAGGTATGGCTGGGGAATGATGAACTCGTCGATATGTACCAGAGGCAGCTGGGCGATGCGGGTTATATTACTTTGAAGCTCGCACGCACAAACAACCGTGGCgatg GTCTCCTTACTGCTGTTCACAGTGACTACTTTAGAGTTCTAAACTATCGAGATTTGCTGTTTAATGACTTTGGGGATCGTGTGGCACAGCTGTTACATGTTGAATCAGTTGTTCCTTTCTGTCAAAGTCGAAACAGCAGCATCCCACAACAGATTCTCATTGTAAATACCCATTTGTTATTTCCTCATGATTCCAGCTTGTGTATAGTTCGCTTGCAGCAG GTATACAAGATCCTCCAGTATATTGAATCCTATCAGAAAGAACATAATCTTAGTCCTATGCCTATCATACTCTGTGG GGATTGGAATGGAAGTAAACGTGGACATGTTTACAAGTTTCTTAGGTCCCAGGGGTTTGTGTCATCATATGATACCGCTCATCACTATACCGACAGTGATGCAGATGCCCACAAG TGGGTTAGCCACCTCAATCATCGTGGGAATATCTGTGGAGTTGATTTCATATGGCTTCTTAATCCCAATAAGTACAGAAAGCCTTTGAGGACAAGCTGGAATGAAGCTGTATTTGGAATTATTAAG TATCTTCTTAGAGCGGCATCTCTTTCAGAGGATAATGCTTTTGCATTCCTTAAAGCGGATAGCCCTGGTGATTATATTACCTTCTCAGGTTTCTGTCAGGCACTCTGTCAG TTTGGCTTAACCAGACATCCTCATGGCTTAAGCCCCCAAGACACCCAGGACTTGTGGATTCAAGCTGACGTTGATGGAAATGGTGTTGTGGACTATGAAGAATTTCTGGTACGCTACAAGTCTGAGGTGTCCATTTCATGA
- the LOC105043236 gene encoding uncharacterized calcium-binding protein At1g02270 isoform X2 has protein sequence MRKGGNGGAGQGGERAKQRQGKKKGRISNRGLGYGALVAPERCFSCTTFNILAPIYKRLDKEDQSRRESQYRGYWLSRNQSIMDRLLGEMSSIICLQEVWLGNDELVDMYQRQLGDAGYITLKLARTNNRGDGLLTAVHSDYFRVLNYRDLLFNDFGDRVAQLLHVESVVPFCQSRNSSIPQQILIVNTHLLFPHDSSLCIVRLQQVYKILQYIESYQKEHNLSPMPIILCGDWNGSKRGHVYKFLRSQGFVSSYDTAHHYTDSDADAHKWVSHLNHRGNICGVDFIWLLNPNKYRKPLRTSWNEAVFGIIKYLLRAASLSEDNAFAFLKADSPGDYITFSGFCQALCQFGLTRHPHGLSPQDTQDLWIQADVDGNGVVDYEEFLQGIWNPKWTEQSEENFEQETDVGLKAGAERQQAFGFVVKNAVLFPPEVEKGMWPEDYSLSDHAPLTVVFSPVRMPCFQTLR, from the exons ATG AGGAAGGGCGGCAATGGCGGGGCGGGCCAGGGGGGCGAGCGGGCCAAGCAGCGgcaggggaagaagaagggccgGATCTCGAATAGGGGGCTGGGCTACGGCGCGCTGGTGGCCCCGGAGCGCTGCTTCTCCTGCACAACCTTCAACATTCTCGCACCCATCTACAAGCGGCTCGATAAGGAG GATCAGAGCCGTAGGGAAAGCCAGTACAGAGGATACTGGCTGAGCCGGAACCAGAGCATCATGGACCGGCTGTTGGGAGAGATGTCCTCCATCATTTGTCTCCAG GAGGTATGGCTGGGGAATGATGAACTCGTCGATATGTACCAGAGGCAGCTGGGCGATGCGGGTTATATTACTTTGAAGCTCGCACGCACAAACAACCGTGGCgatg GTCTCCTTACTGCTGTTCACAGTGACTACTTTAGAGTTCTAAACTATCGAGATTTGCTGTTTAATGACTTTGGGGATCGTGTGGCACAGCTGTTACATGTTGAATCAGTTGTTCCTTTCTGTCAAAGTCGAAACAGCAGCATCCCACAACAGATTCTCATTGTAAATACCCATTTGTTATTTCCTCATGATTCCAGCTTGTGTATAGTTCGCTTGCAGCAG GTATACAAGATCCTCCAGTATATTGAATCCTATCAGAAAGAACATAATCTTAGTCCTATGCCTATCATACTCTGTGG GGATTGGAATGGAAGTAAACGTGGACATGTTTACAAGTTTCTTAGGTCCCAGGGGTTTGTGTCATCATATGATACCGCTCATCACTATACCGACAGTGATGCAGATGCCCACAAG TGGGTTAGCCACCTCAATCATCGTGGGAATATCTGTGGAGTTGATTTCATATGGCTTCTTAATCCCAATAAGTACAGAAAGCCTTTGAGGACAAGCTGGAATGAAGCTGTATTTGGAATTATTAAG TATCTTCTTAGAGCGGCATCTCTTTCAGAGGATAATGCTTTTGCATTCCTTAAAGCGGATAGCCCTGGTGATTATATTACCTTCTCAGGTTTCTGTCAGGCACTCTGTCAG TTTGGCTTAACCAGACATCCTCATGGCTTAAGCCCCCAAGACACCCAGGACTTGTGGATTCAAGCTGACGTTGATGGAAATGGTGTTGTGGACTATGAAGAATTTCTG CAAGGTATCTGGAATCCTAAATGGACGGAGCAATCTGAGGAGAACTTCGAACAGGAGACCGATGTGGGACTGAAAGCGGGCGCTGAGAGGCAGCAGGCTTTTGGTTTCGTTGTGAAGAATGCAGTTCTCTTCCCACCAGAAGTGGAGAAAGGAATGTGGCCGGAGGACTATTCTCTGTCTGATCATGCACCACTGACTGTTGTGTTTTCTCCCGTAAGGATGCCTTGTTTTCAGACACTACGCTAA
- the LOC114914076 gene encoding uncharacterized protein isoform X1 translates to MCERGKMVLIRCPFAKIKSTNGSAIGPEGRRKLQRGALTSPQWMGSLQDGEGPTDFLKMTYVPLVLLLDKECFLNNSQVFWSHQVFRGKVQRHGTNPGASLS, encoded by the exons ATGTGTGAGAGAGGGAAAATGGTGTTGATCCGGTGCCCCTTCGCAAAAATCAAGAGCACCAATGGGAGTGCTATAGGACCTGAAG GAAGGAGGAAACTGCAAAGAGGAGCACTAACGAGTCCACAATGGATGGGTAGTCTCCAGG ATGGGGAAGGTCCAACTGATTTCTTGAAGATGACATATGTGCCCCTCGTCCTTTTATTGGATAAAGAGTGCTTCCTCAACAATAGTCAGGTGTTTTGGTCACATCAAGTATTCAGGGGCAAGGTTCAGAGACATG GTACTAATCCAGGTGCAAGTTTAAGTTGA
- the LOC114914076 gene encoding uncharacterized protein isoform X2 produces the protein MCERGKMVLIRCPFAKIKSTNGSAIGPEGRRKLQRGALTSPQWMGSLQDGEGPTDFLKMTYVPLVLLLDKECFLNNSQVFWSHQVFRGKVQRHGRY, from the exons ATGTGTGAGAGAGGGAAAATGGTGTTGATCCGGTGCCCCTTCGCAAAAATCAAGAGCACCAATGGGAGTGCTATAGGACCTGAAG GAAGGAGGAAACTGCAAAGAGGAGCACTAACGAGTCCACAATGGATGGGTAGTCTCCAGG ATGGGGAAGGTCCAACTGATTTCTTGAAGATGACATATGTGCCCCTCGTCCTTTTATTGGATAAAGAGTGCTTCCTCAACAATAGTCAGGTGTTTTGGTCACATCAAGTATTCAGGGGCAAGGTTCAGAGACATGGTAG GTACTAA